A genomic segment from Maniola hyperantus chromosome 4, iAphHyp1.2, whole genome shotgun sequence encodes:
- the LOC117996905 gene encoding cytochrome P450 6k1-like: MVGHSYTSMIANFILWFLILCFLLLCIYSYRKYNYWKDRGIPYDKPYLFFGNLVFIMRRSVWDYCFELKRRHPLDYVGIYLGFKPVLMVQTSELARKILSKDFEYFQDRFLYSNATDPIGSLNLFTVKNPIWKNMRYELSPMFTSMRLKMITELMNINAKELVMKIKRDNIDKKKSVDLKELFSMYTSDTVAYTVFGIRVSILNDQNSPLWYITSHMVKWTFRRGLEFTLIFLMPAIAAILRLKFFSAGATEYVKMLFWNVVEERKKAKNENYKDLVNHLLKLKENLKLPADAGSELADNIMLAQAAVFILGSIETSSTTLSYCLHELAYHPEEQEKLYNEISKAVNENEKDILEYNNLVELKYLTACLQETMRKHTPVPYLDRLCQKEYTLNERVTIEKGVPVFINVLAIHYNDKYFPEPEQWRPERFTSYSEGDNLNFTFLPFGEGPRFCIGKRYGMMQMRAALAQLILHYRIEPEVSYPVASDPYAVMLAPKSNLSVKFIAR; encoded by the exons ATGGTTGGCCATTCGTACACAAGTATGATTGCGAACTTTATTCTGTGGTTCCTGATACTCTGCTTTCTATTACTATGTATATATTCGTACAGAAAATATAATTACTGGAAAGATCGCGGCATCCCATATGACAAGCCCTATCTATTTTTCGGTAATTTAGTGTTTATCATGAGAAGAAGTGTCTGGGATTATTGTTTTGAATTAAAAAGGAGACATCCGCTAGATTATGTTGGAATATATCTGGGTTTTAAGCCAGTGTTGATGGTACAAACATCCGAACTTGCCAGAAAGATACTCAGTAAAGATTTCGAGTACTTTCAAGATAGATTCCTATATTCAAATGCAACGGATCCTATTGGTTCCCTCAACTTGTTTACTGTAAAG AATCCGATATGGAAGAATATGAGATACGAGCTCTCTCCTATGTTCACGTCAATGCGTTTAAAGATGATAACCGAACTTATGAACATCAATGCAAAAGAATTGGTAATGAAGATTAAAAGAGATAACATCGATAAGAAAAAATCTGTCGATCTAAAG GAACTATTTTCGATGTACACATCAGATACTGTGGCTTATACTGTTTTTGGAATACGAGTTAGTATTTTAAATGACCAGAATTCACCGTTGTGGTACATAACAAGTCACATGGTCAAATGGACATTCAGGCGCGGTTTggaatttactttaatttttcttaTGCCAGCAATAGCTGCGATTTTAAG GTTAAAATTTTTCTCTGCGGGAGCTACTGAATATGTAAAAATGCTTTTTTGGAATGTTGTTGAAGAACGTAAAAAAGCAAAAAATGAAAACTATAAAGATTTAGTAAACCATTTACTGAAACTGAAAGAAAATTTGAAACTACCAGCTGATGCTGGCTCGG AATTGGCTGACAATATCATGTTGGCGCAAGCAGCTGTATTTATTTTGGGTTCTATTGAAACTTCATCTACTACTCTTAGTTATTGTCTTCATGAATTGGCTTATCACCCGGAAGAACAG GAAAAGCTTTACAATGAAATCTCAAAAGCAGTAAACGAAAACGAAAAAGATATTTTGGAATACAACAATTTGGTGGAACTTAAGTATCTAACGGCATGCCTTCagg AAACTATGCGAAAACACACTCCAGTACCATATTTAGATCGACTTTGTCAGAAGGAATATACATTGAACGAACGCGTAACAATTGAAAAGGGTGTACCAGTGTTTATTAACGTACTCGCAATACATTACAATGATAAATATTTCCCTGAGCCGGAGCAATGGCGGCCTGAGCGTTTCACTTCTTACTCCGAGGGCGACAACCTTAACTTCACTTTCCTACCCTTTGGCGAAGGACCACGATTttgtatag GTAAAAGGTACGGGATGATGCAAATGCGAGCAGCGCTGGCCCAATTGATACTCCATTATAGAATAGAGCCGGAAGTGTCATATCCAGTAGCGTCTGATCCCTACGCTGTCATGTTGGCACCTAAATCTAATTTGAGCGTAAAATTTATAGCACGTTAG